In the Armatimonadia bacterium genome, one interval contains:
- the thiE gene encoding thiamine phosphate synthase has translation MKLDLSVYLVTERSLLAGRKLVDVVAAAIAGGATVVQLREKKAEGREFFELAEALLQITRPAGVPLLINDRVDVMLAADADGVHVGQEDLPADRVRRMIGPDKILGVTVADAAELDEAVKDGADYVGTNAVFATPTKTNTGTPQGLTGLREMCRVSPVPVVGIGGIDLGKAADVMAAGAAGCAVVRAIMAAPDPEAAARELARACRKP, from the coding sequence GTGAAGCTTGACCTATCCGTGTATCTGGTTACTGAGCGGTCACTGCTCGCCGGGCGCAAGCTCGTCGATGTCGTGGCCGCCGCAATCGCCGGCGGCGCGACGGTTGTGCAGTTGCGGGAGAAGAAGGCTGAGGGCCGCGAGTTCTTTGAGCTGGCGGAGGCGCTGCTGCAGATCACGCGACCGGCCGGCGTCCCGCTCCTCATCAATGACCGCGTCGATGTGATGCTGGCCGCCGATGCCGACGGCGTTCACGTTGGCCAGGAGGACCTTCCAGCCGACCGCGTCCGCCGGATGATCGGCCCCGACAAGATTCTCGGCGTCACCGTTGCCGACGCTGCCGAACTGGATGAGGCGGTGAAGGACGGTGCAGACTACGTCGGCACGAATGCCGTCTTCGCAACGCCCACCAAGACCAACACAGGGACCCCGCAGGGCCTTACGGGACTGCGGGAGATGTGCCGGGTGTCGCCCGTGCCCGTAGTCGGCATCGGGGGCATCGACCTGGGGAAGGCTGCCGACGTGATGGCGGCCGGAGCAGCCGGCTGTGCCGTGGTTCGTGCCATCATGGCAGCGCCGGACCCAGAGGCGGCTGCCCGAGAACTCGCCAGAGCTTGCCGGAAGCCTTAG
- the thiM gene encoding hydroxyethylthiazole kinase, translating into MKPEDLSPRIGADLAKIRETKPLIHQITNYVVMNDTANVTLQLGALPVMAHAQEEVAEMVRCAGALVLNPGTLEPSWVTAMILAGQEAKRCGVPVVLDPVGAGATTYRTQSNLRLIAEVQPTIVRGNAGEIGALIGAGGEVRGVESVGEVGDVPAIAKQAAQAWGATVAITGARDHITDGTRSLAVDNGNAWLTTLTGTGCTSTTVVAAFAAVESDPVIAAAGALACLGYAAELAEKDTHGPGSFRVALHDALYNLTPEALSAGARVTVL; encoded by the coding sequence ATGAAGCCTGAAGACCTCAGCCCCCGAATCGGCGCCGACCTCGCCAAGATCCGCGAGACGAAGCCGCTGATTCACCAGATCACCAACTACGTCGTCATGAACGACACCGCCAATGTCACCCTCCAGCTCGGGGCTCTGCCGGTCATGGCCCATGCGCAGGAGGAGGTCGCCGAGATGGTGCGTTGCGCCGGGGCGCTGGTGCTGAACCCCGGCACGCTGGAGCCCTCCTGGGTGACCGCCATGATCCTCGCCGGGCAGGAGGCCAAGCGTTGCGGCGTCCCAGTGGTCCTCGATCCCGTCGGCGCGGGTGCAACGACCTATCGGACCCAGAGCAACCTGCGTCTGATAGCGGAGGTTCAGCCCACCATCGTCCGGGGCAATGCCGGGGAGATCGGCGCGCTGATTGGCGCCGGCGGAGAAGTGCGCGGTGTCGAAAGCGTGGGTGAGGTCGGAGACGTGCCGGCCATCGCAAAGCAGGCTGCTCAGGCCTGGGGAGCGACCGTAGCCATCACCGGCGCTCGGGATCACATCACCGACGGCACGCGGTCCCTGGCTGTCGACAATGGGAACGCCTGGCTGACCACGCTGACCGGAACGGGGTGCACCTCGACGACCGTGGTTGCCGCCTTCGCTGCCGTGGAGTCTGACCCGGTCATCGCCGCCGCGGGTGCTTTGGCCTGCCTGGGATACGCCGCGGAACTGGCCGAGAAGGACACTCACGGGCCAGGCTCCTTCCGGGTCGCGCTCCATGACGCGCTGTACAACCTCACACCGGAAGCCCTCTCCGCCGGGGCACGCGTCACAGTGCTCTGA